A stretch of the Aegilops tauschii subsp. strangulata cultivar AL8/78 chromosome 4, Aet v6.0, whole genome shotgun sequence genome encodes the following:
- the LOC109780014 gene encoding mitogen-activated protein kinase kinase 9-like, protein MAAARERRLPQLHLTLDAPTWAFRCPAPAPVTAATPSTSAARPDGEFRQSDFDRLSVLGRGNGGTVHKVSHRRTSALYALKIIHRGHPGVDEEVEVVRRVDSPHIVRCHSVLPTASGDSALLLELMDCGSLDSLFRAGQGGFPEEALAEVAAQALSGLAYLRARRVVHRDIKPANLLVNSAGQVKIADFGIAEVVSRAGKYRAAYEGTAAYMSPERFDTERSLQGDGDEEGPVDPYAADVWGLGVTVLELLMGRYPLLPAGQKPSWAALMCAVCFGELPALPDGAASPELRSFVAACLLKDHRKRASVGDLLVHPFVAGRDVAASRRALREVIEQRCG, encoded by the coding sequence ATGGCGGCTGCCAGAGAAAGACGACTACCGCAGCTTCACCTCACGCTCGACGCCCCCACGTGGGCCTTCCGGTGCCCGGCCCCTGCTCCGGTCACCGCGGCGACGCCGTCCACGTCGGCGGCTCGGCCGGACGGCGAGTTCCGCCAGAGCGACTTCGACAGGCTCTCCGTCCTTGGGCGCGGGAACGGCGGCACCGTCCACAAGGTCTCGCACCGCCGCACGTCGGCGCTGTACGCGCTCAAGATCATTCACCGCGGCCACCCCGGCGTCGACGAGGAGGTAGAAGTTGTACGGCGCGTCGACTCGCCGCACATCGTTCGATGTCACTCGGTCCTCCCGACGGCGTCCGGCGACTCCGCCTTACTCCTCGAGCTGATGGACTGTGGTTCCCTCGACTCGCTCTTCCGCGCCGGCCAGGGAGGCTTCCCGGAGGAGGCGCTGGCGGAGGTGGCGGCGCAGGCGCTGTCCGGCCTGGCGTACCTCCGCGCCCGCCGCGTCGTCCACCGCGACATCAAGCCTGCCAACCTTCTGGTCAACAGTGCCGGGCAGGTCAAGATCGCCGACTTCGGCATCGCCGAGGTCGTCTCCCGCGCCGGCAAATACCGCGCGGCCTACGAGGGCACAGCCGCGTACATGAGCCCCGAGCGCTTCGACACGGAGCGGTCGttgcagggcgacggcgacgaggagggcCCCGTCGACCCCTACGCCGCCGACGTGTGGGGGCTGGGGGTGACCGTCCTGGAGCTCCTCATGGGGCGGTACCCGCTGCTCCCCGCCGGGCAGAAGCCGAGCTGGGCGGCGCTCATGTGCGCCGTCTGCTTCGGCGAGCTGCCGGCACTTCCCGACGGCGCGGCGTCGCCGGAGCTCCGTAGTTTCGTGGCCGCTTGCCTGCTGAAGGACCACCGGAAGCGAGCGTCCGTCGGGGACCTGCTCGTGCACCCGTTCGTCGCCGGGAGAGACGTAGCGGCGTCGAGACGGGCGCTACGCGAAGTGATCGAGCAGCGGTGTGGATAA
- the LOC109780017 gene encoding binding partner of ACD11 1 isoform X2, translated as MEVRTVKVGNISLSASKREITEFFSFSGDIEYVEMQSETDWSQLAYVTFKDSQGADTAVLLSGATIVDLSVIITPVENYQLPPEARKQLPGENSPSAESAVRKAEDVVSSMMAKGFVLSKDALNMARSFDERHNIMSTATATVVSLDHQYGLSEKISLGRAVVGSKVKEVDERYQVSELTRSALAAAEQKASVAGSALMGNQYVSAGASWLTSAFGMVSKAAGDMGSMAKDKVDKAEEERKAIMWEERNGLVSEYAKIHLDEHSSWEPAVLPVESMDEQKLQAV; from the exons ATGGAG GTGAGGACAGTAAAAGTTGGCAATATTTCGTTGAGTGCCTCAAAAAGGGAGATCACAGAGTTCTTTTCTTTCTCTGGTGATATAGAATATGTTGAAATGCAAAG CGAAACTGATTGGTCACAACTTGCGTACGTCACATTTAAGGACTCACAAGGAGCAGACACCGCTGTGCTTCTCTCA GGAGCAACGATTGTTGATCTTTCTGTCATCATAACTCCAGTTGAGAACTATCAGTTGCCTCCTGAAGCCCGCAAACAATTACCG GGAGAGAATTCTCCCTCTGCTGAATCTGCAGTCAGGAAGGCGGAGGATGTTGTGAGCAGCATGATGGCCAAGGGTTTTGTCCTCAGCAAGGACGCACTCAACATGGCAAGGTCTTTCGACGAGCGTCACAACATCATGtccaccgccaccgccaccgtcGTGTCTCTAGATCACCAGTACGGCCTGAGCGAGAAGATCAGCCTGGGCCGGGCGGTCGTTGGGAGCAAGGTCAAGGAGGTGGACGAGCGGTACCAGGTGTCGGAGCTCACAAGGTCCGCCCTGGCCGCCGCCGAGCAGAAGGCCAGCGTCGCGGGCTCGGCTCTCATGGGCAACCAGTACGTCTCGGCTGGCGCTTCCTGGCTTACCAGTGCGTTTGGCATGGTGAGCAAAGCGGCGGGCGACATGGGCTCCATGGCCAAGGACAAGGTCGACAAGGCCGAGGAGGAGAGGAAGGCGATCATGTGGGAAGAGAGGAACGGGCTGGTGAGCGAGTACGCGAAGATCCATCTTGACGAGCACTCCTCGTGGGAGCCCGCGGTTCTTCCCGTGGAATCTATGGACGAGCAGAAGCTCCAG GCCGTGTGA
- the LOC109780017 gene encoding binding partner of ACD11 1 isoform X1: MEVRTVKVGNISLSASKREITEFFSFSGDIEYVEMQSETDWSQLAYVTFKDSQGADTAVLLSGATIVDLSVIITPVENYQLPPEARKQLPGENSPSAESAVRKAEDVVSSMMAKGFVLSKDALNMARSFDERHNIMSTATATVVSLDHQYGLSEKISLGRAVVGSKVKEVDERYQVSELTRSALAAAEQKASVAGSALMGNQYVSAGASWLTSAFGMVSKAAGDMGSMAKDKVDKAEEERKAIMWEERNGLVSEYAKIHLDEHSSWEPAVLPVESMDEQKLQAV, from the exons ATGGAG GTGAGGACAGTAAAAGTTGGCAATATTTCGTTGAGTGCCTCAAAAAGGGAGATCACAGAGTTCTTTTCTTTCTCTGGTGATATAGAATATGTTGAAATGCAAAG CGAAACTGATTGGTCACAACTTGCGTACGTCACATTTAAGGACTCACAAGGAGCAGACACCGCTGTGCTTCTCTCA GGAGCAACGATTGTTGATCTTTCTGTCATCATAACTCCAGTTGAGAACTATCAGTTGCCTCCTGAAGCCCGCAAACAATTACCG GGAGAGAATTCTCCCTCTGCTGAATCTGCAGTCAGGAAGGCGGAGGATGTTGTGAGCAGCATGATGGCCAAGGGTTTTGTCCTCAGCAAGGACGCACTCAACATGGCAAGGTCTTTCGACGAGCGTCACAACATCATGtccaccgccaccgccaccgtcGTGTCTCTAGATCACCAGTACGGCCTGAGCGAGAAGATCAGCCTGGGCCGGGCGGTCGTTGGGAGCAAGGTCAAGGAGGTGGACGAGCGGTACCAGGTGTCGGAGCTCACAAGGTCCGCCCTGGCCGCCGCCGAGCAGAAGGCCAGCGTCGCGGGCTCGGCTCTCATGGGCAACCAGTACGTCTCGGCTGGCGCTTCCTGGCTTACCAGTGCGTTTGGCATGGTGAGCAAAGCGGCGGGCGACATGGGCTCCATGGCCAAGGACAAGGTCGACAAGGCCGAGGAGGAGAGGAAGGCGATCATGTGGGAAGAGAGGAACGGGCTGGTGAGCGAGTACGCGAAGATCCATCTTGACGAGCACTCCTCGTGGGAGCCCGCGGTTCTTCCCGTGGAATCTATGGACGAGCAGAAGCTCCAGGCCGTGTGA
- the LOC109780015 gene encoding uncharacterized protein translates to MPPRRRGGSGFRGVRVRPSGTYSASIRLGGGVCLGLGTFDTAQDGARAYDAAAWRLRRSRWDMNFTDVATPERPQELAPFPRLITNEDRRKNRRRERRLSLAEMDEEAMALWRQRFPQDIINEEQFFAERRAERKERTAYREDKRTRKAVAKYNMPLGDASSWDSRDDRFLDAYAQTSEEDITETESESENDE, encoded by the coding sequence atgccgcctcGCCGCCGGGGAGGTTCGGGCTTCCGCGGCGTCCGCGTGCGTCCGTCCGGCACCTACTCCGCCTCGATCCGGTTGGGCGGCGGCGTGTGCCTCGGCCTCGGAACCTTCGACACCGCCCAGGACggcgcccgcgcgtacgacgctgcggcgtggcgcctccggcgGTCCCGTTGGGACATGAACTTCACCGACGTGGCGACGCCAGAGCGGCCACAGGAGTTGGCTCCTTTCCCGCGGCTTATCACCAACGAGGATCGGCGCAAAAACCGGAGGCGGGAGCGCCGTCTCAGCCtggccgagatggacgaggaagccatggcgctgtggaggCAACGCTTCCCGCAAGATATCATCAACGAGGAGCAGTTCTTCGCcgagaggagggcggagaggAAGGAGCGaaccgcctatcgcgaggacaagcgaaCGCGGAAGGCGGTCGCTAAATACAACATGCCGCTAGGAGATGCGTCGTCCTGGGACTCCCGCGACGATCGGTTCCTTGACGCCTATGCTCAAACGTctgaggaggacatcaccgagacAGAGTCCGAGTCGGAGAATGACGAGTAG